A single genomic interval of Musa acuminata AAA Group cultivar baxijiao chromosome BXJ3-4, Cavendish_Baxijiao_AAA, whole genome shotgun sequence harbors:
- the LOC135581302 gene encoding BOI-related E3 ubiquitin-protein ligase 1-like isoform X2 — MATQAQRRCRFLLPSSQGKGKEMDFPQAAAGVLDSAPALFANGAAPYPRKRGRDAIGVPVAAVAQQQSHPANLFSLHGALPPPTLLSLAQLQSRPPPIVSTGLHLSFEEQHQQQNQKQSDPLSSSSSCSILPSSLLPEEIAPYINQEKDEIGKVLYAQGEQLRQAFAEKWRRHYRSLLGVAKEWAAARLREKEADVELGMRRSAELEDRLTRLRTESMAWQSKAIANQATAAALHARLQQAAAAPTPAKGGESAEDAESAFVDADRVELERAGCRVCRGRPASVVLLPCRHLCLCDACDDDGGGSGGGGAAASCPVCRCVITASVRVFLA; from the exons ATGGCAACTCAAGCCCAACGCCGCTGCAGATTTCTGCTCCCGAGTAG CCAGGGGAAAGGGAAAGAGATGGACTTCCCCCAAGCTGCGGCTGGTGTCCTCGACTCGGCTCCCGCGTTGTTCGCCAATGGAG CGGCGCCGTATCcgaggaagagaggaagagatgCCATCGGCGTcccggtggcggcggtggcacaGCAGCAGAGCCACCCTGCTAACCTCTTCTCACTGCATGGCGCGCTTCCGCCTCCGACGCTCCTGAGCCTCGCCCAGCTCCAAAGCCGCCCGCCTCCCATCGTCTCCACCGGCCTCCACCTCTCCTTCGAAGAACAACACCAACAGCAGAACCAGAAGCAGTCCGACcccctttcctcttcttcttcctgctcTATCctcccttcttcccttctccccgaAGAAATCGCCCCCTATATCAACCAAGAGAAGGACGAAATCGGAAAGGTCCTTTACGCGCAG GGAGAACAACTGCGGCAAGCCTTCGCGGAGAAGTGGCGGAGGCACTACCGTTCTTTATTAGGAGTGGCAAAGGAGTGGGCGGCGGCGCGGCTACGGGAGAAGGAGGCGGACGTGGAGCTGGGGATGCGGCGGAGCGCCGAGCTGGAGGACCGCCTCACCCGCCTGCGAACCGAGTCGATGGCGTGGCAATCCAAGGCCATAGCGAACCAGGCGACGGCAGCTGCCCTCCACGCCCGGCTCCAACAGGCCGCCGCAGCACCGACTCCGGCGAAGGGAGGCGAGTCAGCCGAGGATGCGGAGTCGGCCTTCGTCGACGCTGACCGAGTCGAGCTGGAGCGTGCGGGGTGCCGCGTGTGCCGGGGGCGGCCGGCCTCGGTGGTGCTCCTCCCCTGTCGCCACCTCTGCCTCTGCGACGCCTGCGACGACGATGGCGGAGGCAGCGGAGGAGGAGGTGCGGCCGCGTCGTGCCCGGTTTGCCGCTGTGTCATAACCGCAAGCGTCCGAGTCTTCCTCGCTTGA
- the LOC135581302 gene encoding BOI-related E3 ubiquitin-protein ligase 1-like isoform X1, whose product MATQAQRRCRFLLPSRSQGKGKEMDFPQAAAGVLDSAPALFANGAAPYPRKRGRDAIGVPVAAVAQQQSHPANLFSLHGALPPPTLLSLAQLQSRPPPIVSTGLHLSFEEQHQQQNQKQSDPLSSSSSCSILPSSLLPEEIAPYINQEKDEIGKVLYAQGEQLRQAFAEKWRRHYRSLLGVAKEWAAARLREKEADVELGMRRSAELEDRLTRLRTESMAWQSKAIANQATAAALHARLQQAAAAPTPAKGGESAEDAESAFVDADRVELERAGCRVCRGRPASVVLLPCRHLCLCDACDDDGGGSGGGGAAASCPVCRCVITASVRVFLA is encoded by the exons ATGGCAACTCAAGCCCAACGCCGCTGCAGATTTCTGCTCCCGAGTAG AAGCCAGGGGAAAGGGAAAGAGATGGACTTCCCCCAAGCTGCGGCTGGTGTCCTCGACTCGGCTCCCGCGTTGTTCGCCAATGGAG CGGCGCCGTATCcgaggaagagaggaagagatgCCATCGGCGTcccggtggcggcggtggcacaGCAGCAGAGCCACCCTGCTAACCTCTTCTCACTGCATGGCGCGCTTCCGCCTCCGACGCTCCTGAGCCTCGCCCAGCTCCAAAGCCGCCCGCCTCCCATCGTCTCCACCGGCCTCCACCTCTCCTTCGAAGAACAACACCAACAGCAGAACCAGAAGCAGTCCGACcccctttcctcttcttcttcctgctcTATCctcccttcttcccttctccccgaAGAAATCGCCCCCTATATCAACCAAGAGAAGGACGAAATCGGAAAGGTCCTTTACGCGCAG GGAGAACAACTGCGGCAAGCCTTCGCGGAGAAGTGGCGGAGGCACTACCGTTCTTTATTAGGAGTGGCAAAGGAGTGGGCGGCGGCGCGGCTACGGGAGAAGGAGGCGGACGTGGAGCTGGGGATGCGGCGGAGCGCCGAGCTGGAGGACCGCCTCACCCGCCTGCGAACCGAGTCGATGGCGTGGCAATCCAAGGCCATAGCGAACCAGGCGACGGCAGCTGCCCTCCACGCCCGGCTCCAACAGGCCGCCGCAGCACCGACTCCGGCGAAGGGAGGCGAGTCAGCCGAGGATGCGGAGTCGGCCTTCGTCGACGCTGACCGAGTCGAGCTGGAGCGTGCGGGGTGCCGCGTGTGCCGGGGGCGGCCGGCCTCGGTGGTGCTCCTCCCCTGTCGCCACCTCTGCCTCTGCGACGCCTGCGACGACGATGGCGGAGGCAGCGGAGGAGGAGGTGCGGCCGCGTCGTGCCCGGTTTGCCGCTGTGTCATAACCGCAAGCGTCCGAGTCTTCCTCGCTTGA
- the LOC135581302 gene encoding BOI-related E3 ubiquitin-protein ligase 1-like isoform X3, with translation MDFPQAAAGVLDSAPALFANGAAPYPRKRGRDAIGVPVAAVAQQQSHPANLFSLHGALPPPTLLSLAQLQSRPPPIVSTGLHLSFEEQHQQQNQKQSDPLSSSSSCSILPSSLLPEEIAPYINQEKDEIGKVLYAQGEQLRQAFAEKWRRHYRSLLGVAKEWAAARLREKEADVELGMRRSAELEDRLTRLRTESMAWQSKAIANQATAAALHARLQQAAAAPTPAKGGESAEDAESAFVDADRVELERAGCRVCRGRPASVVLLPCRHLCLCDACDDDGGGSGGGGAAASCPVCRCVITASVRVFLA, from the exons ATGGACTTCCCCCAAGCTGCGGCTGGTGTCCTCGACTCGGCTCCCGCGTTGTTCGCCAATGGAG CGGCGCCGTATCcgaggaagagaggaagagatgCCATCGGCGTcccggtggcggcggtggcacaGCAGCAGAGCCACCCTGCTAACCTCTTCTCACTGCATGGCGCGCTTCCGCCTCCGACGCTCCTGAGCCTCGCCCAGCTCCAAAGCCGCCCGCCTCCCATCGTCTCCACCGGCCTCCACCTCTCCTTCGAAGAACAACACCAACAGCAGAACCAGAAGCAGTCCGACcccctttcctcttcttcttcctgctcTATCctcccttcttcccttctccccgaAGAAATCGCCCCCTATATCAACCAAGAGAAGGACGAAATCGGAAAGGTCCTTTACGCGCAG GGAGAACAACTGCGGCAAGCCTTCGCGGAGAAGTGGCGGAGGCACTACCGTTCTTTATTAGGAGTGGCAAAGGAGTGGGCGGCGGCGCGGCTACGGGAGAAGGAGGCGGACGTGGAGCTGGGGATGCGGCGGAGCGCCGAGCTGGAGGACCGCCTCACCCGCCTGCGAACCGAGTCGATGGCGTGGCAATCCAAGGCCATAGCGAACCAGGCGACGGCAGCTGCCCTCCACGCCCGGCTCCAACAGGCCGCCGCAGCACCGACTCCGGCGAAGGGAGGCGAGTCAGCCGAGGATGCGGAGTCGGCCTTCGTCGACGCTGACCGAGTCGAGCTGGAGCGTGCGGGGTGCCGCGTGTGCCGGGGGCGGCCGGCCTCGGTGGTGCTCCTCCCCTGTCGCCACCTCTGCCTCTGCGACGCCTGCGACGACGATGGCGGAGGCAGCGGAGGAGGAGGTGCGGCCGCGTCGTGCCCGGTTTGCCGCTGTGTCATAACCGCAAGCGTCCGAGTCTTCCTCGCTTGA